The genomic window TGATACCGATGTCCTCATTGACGTCGCGCTCGACAGACGCCCACACTCGGACTTGGCCTCGGAGATTCTCGACCGGCTTGAGCGTGGCTATCGGAAAGCGTTTGTCGCGTGGCATTCGGTCTCAAGCTTCTATTACATGGTGGCTCCCTTGCAGGGTGAGAAAACGGCGCGCGATTTCATCCTGGATCTGACCCGCTTCGTGGAGGTCGCGGAGACAGGAACTGAAGCCATTCGTTATGCGGCCGCGCTTCCCATGACCGATTTCGAGGATGCCATGCTAGTCGCCGCTGCGGATGCCTGCGGGGCCCGGTACATCGTGACGAGGAACATGAAGCACTTCCGTCGCTCGCCGATCCCGGCGATCAGCGCCGAAGACGCGCTCGGCAAGTTGTTCTGACGAACTCCGGGCAGTGGATCAACACCGACGCTGGAGCACTCGGCCGGGCACTTGCCGCCCAATAACAAAATGTGTATGGTGCATACACATCCCTATATCGCTTACGGGTTCGCACTATGGCCAGAGTTCAGCTGCTGATCCCCGATGAGGACCGCGACCGTTTCGTCCACCAGGCGCGAATGGAGGGCATGTCGTTGAG from Acidobacteriota bacterium includes these protein-coding regions:
- a CDS encoding PIN domain-containing protein → MLLDTDVLIDVALDRRPHSDLASEILDRLERGYRKAFVAWHSVSSFYYMVAPLQGEKTARDFILDLTRFVEVAETGTEAIRYAAALPMTDFEDAMLVAAADACGARYIVTRNMKHFRRSPIPAISAEDALGKLF